The following coding sequences are from one Carassius auratus strain Wakin chromosome 15, ASM336829v1, whole genome shotgun sequence window:
- the hmgn1a gene encoding non-histone chromosomal protein HMG-14A-like has translation MPKRSKANNDTEAAGPKRRSERLQGKPQTPKSEPKPKVKKAPAKGKKAKEVEKAKPEEKKEDAKPETESEEETPVENGETKAEGDNGEAGGEEKAD, from the exons ATGCCTAAAAGGAGCAaa GCTAACAATGACACTGAAGCAGCTGGG CCCAAGAGACGGTCTGAGAGACTTCAAGGA aaaCCCCAAACGCCAAAGTCTGAGCCCAAGCCAAAAGTGAAG AAGGCACCTGCCAAGGGCAAGAAGGCTAAGGAGGTAGAAAAGGCCAAGCCAGAGGAGAAGAAAGAGGATGCAAAGCCCGAGACGGAGTCTGAGGAGGAAACTCCTGTGGAGAACGGAGAGACCAAAGCTGAG gGGGACAATGGAGAAGCAGGAGGCGAGGAGAAGGCTGACTAG